One part of the Arthrobacter tumbae genome encodes these proteins:
- a CDS encoding DUF6112 family protein: protein MDVFPDFDGLGGIGNLREVIGALLTFVLVIAVLMLIVCALIWALATANGHHATATKARIGAWTALGAAVLAGGGIAWLNWLINLGQQL from the coding sequence ATGGACGTGTTCCCCGACTTCGACGGCCTCGGCGGGATCGGCAACCTGCGCGAGGTGATCGGTGCGCTGCTCACCTTCGTCCTGGTGATCGCCGTGTTGATGCTGATCGTCTGCGCCCTCATCTGGGCACTCGCCACCGCCAACGGCCACCACGCCACCGCCACCAAGGCGCGTATCGGTGCCTGGACCGCGCTCGGTGCCGCGGTCCTGGCCGGCGGCGGGATCGCGTGGCTGAACTGGCTCATCAACCTCGGCCAGCAACTCTGA